A single Epinephelus lanceolatus isolate andai-2023 chromosome 22, ASM4190304v1, whole genome shotgun sequence DNA region contains:
- the cd248a gene encoding CD248 molecule, endosialin a, translating into MGSLVSSAAALLLTSLLALLFGLSSVLGQDLRERDALCNSDGCFVVYFQRKTFLDSWRACKEKGGNLATIKRREDANNIATLFSTLDLRHSRTSIQVWIGLLRQPRQCTTTRPLRGFSWTTGDQDTEYTNWQKEDSHSMCTVPRCVVMGYNTEEPSDNFKWLDGACSIPVDGYLCYYAYKGMCPALWSEGAGNALYTTPFDLLSTLLTHVPFGSVATVPCPTGTKEEQSVLCMLKEDSTVGWSRDPPLCSNPPVSHNWCDPDNGGCEHFCRPAGAHFYCECAAGYQLREDGHTCELSDVCQGAPCEFECLPLSDGYRCACPEGYMLAPDERGCLDVDECLQSPCEQVCVNSPGSFECQCWKGYYLEDEGGCEDIDECINDPCEHACENTQGSHICHCHLGFSPMPEDPSRCQDTDECRIPGTCEQMCVNYEGGFECYCGEGYELMSDHFSCRKRGEGDDQSAVTPPFPWVTHQPGPAWHPADYDWNPRQSRTDWPPEEEQSLDWLTDPPRVLDSDVIWVTSAPQEDVLFDLALEPPTQEAEKDEKDIDNGGADWLDWGQRFQSELDVLPTTIHTTLPPMTSYPSTTPDWYENDKDDEEETTTALPFLSTSTVSEGAWNWWAGLTTSSHKPGNPVDAVIDHNMPTDSSYHREVEEELHPPREKPQFPEEGLGEEEEDYGEITHQDPTVPAKLPPSHPPPSEGGDSDDVLDSIQGDRSEKQSSTWLLVGLLVPICIFIVVMVALGIIYCTRCAVHSRNKNATDCYHWISGAHDKQGAPNPSTGVKTHV; encoded by the coding sequence ATGGGCTCCCTGGTGAGCagtgctgctgctcttctcttAACCTCCCTGCTGGCTTTGCTCTTTGGACTTTCTTCAGTCCTGGGTCAGGATCTGAGGGAGAGGGATGCACTTTGCAATTCGGACGGCTGCTTTGTGGTCTACTTCCAACGCAAAACCTTCCTGGATTCATGGAGGGCCTGCAAGGAGAAAGGTGGCAACCTGGCCACCATTAAACGCAGGGAGGATGCCAACAATATTGCCACTCTCTTCTCCACTCTGGACCTGCGTCACTCGCGCACCAGCATCCAGGTATGGATTGGCCTGCTACGCCAACCTCGCCAGTGTACCACCACGCGCCCACTGCGGGGTTTCTCTTGGACTACTGGTGACCAGGACACAGAGTATACCAACTGGCAGAAAGAGGACTCCCATAGTATGTGCACGGTACCACGCTGCGTGGTTATGGGCTACAACACTGAGGAGCCAAGTGATAACTTCAAATGGCTGGATGGCGCCTGCTCAATCCCTGTAGATGGGTATCTTTGCTATTATGCCTACAAAGGAATGTGTCCAGCGTTATGGAGTGAGGGGGCAGGCAATGCCCTCTACACCACACCATTTGACCTTTTAAGCACATTGTTAACTCATGTACCCTTTGGATCTGTTGCTACCGTGCCCTGCCCCACAGGCACCAAGGAGGAGCAGTCAGTTTTGTGTATGCTGAAGGAAGACAGCACAGTGGGGTGGTCAAGAGATCCCCCCCTCTGCTCCAATCCCCCTGTATCACACAACTGGTGTGACCCGGATAATGGCGGATGTGAGCATTTCTGCAGGCCAGCCGGTGCTCACTTCTACTGTGAGTGTGCCGCTGGGTATCAACTAAGAGAAGATGGGCACACTTGTGAGTTATCTGATGTTTGTCAAGGGGCCCCCTGTGAGTTTGAGTGCCTGCCCCTCTCAGATGGGTACCGTTGTGCCTGCCCTGAAGGATACATGCTTGCACCAGATGAACGTGGGTGTCTGGATGTAGACGAGTGCCTCCAGAGTCCTTGTGAGCAGGTTTGTGTAAATTCTCCAGGATCATTTGAATGTCAGTGTTGGAAAGGTTACTATCTCGAGGATGAGGGTGGCTGTGAGGATATAGATGAGTGTATAAATGACCCGTGCGAGCACGCCTGTGAGAATACTCAGGGGTCTCATATCTGCCACTGCCATCTGGGTTTTTCCCCAATGCCTGAGGACCCCAGCCGATGCCAAGATACTGACGAGTGCAGGATTCCTGGGACCTGCGAGCAGATGTGTGTGAATTATGAGGGTGGATTTGAGTGCTACTGTGGGGAAGGTTATGAACTCATGTCTGATCACTTCTCATGTCGCAAGAGAGGGGAAGGGGATGACCAATCTGCTGTTACCCCTCCTTTTCCTTGGGTCACCCACCAGCCTGGACCTGCGTGGCACCCTGCGGACTATGACTGGAACCCGCGACAGAGCCGCACTGACTGGCCTCCAGAGGAGGAGCAATCTTTGGATTGGCTGACTGATCCACCCAGAGTTTTGGATTCTGATGTCATTTGGGTCACCAGTGCCCCTCAGGAGGACGTGCTCTTTGATTTAGCATTGGAGCCTCCGACACAGGAGGCTGAGAAGGATGAGAAAGACATAGACAATGGAGGAGCTGACTGGTTGGACTGGGGGCAGAGATTTCAGTCTGAGCTGGACGTTTTGCCAACCACCATCCACACAACGCTTCCACCCATGACCAGCTATCCCAGCACTACCCCAGACTGGTACGAAAATGACaaggatgatgaggaggagaccACCACAGCTCTCCCCTTCCTCTCCACCTCTACAGTCTCTGAGGGGGCTTGGAATTGGTGGGCAGGGCTCACCACCTCCAGCCATAAACCAGGAAATCCAGTGGATGCAGTCATAGACCACAACATGCCGACAGATTCCAGCTACCacagagaggtggaggaagaacTGCACCCCCCTAGGGAAAAACCTCAGTTCCCAGAGGAGGGGCtaggggaggaggaagaggactaTGGAGAAATCACGCACCAAGACCCAACTGTTCCTGCCAAGCTTCCCCCTTCTCATCCACCCCCGAGCGAGGGTGGAGACAGCGATGATGTCCTGGATTCCATCCAGGGGGACAGATCGGAGAAGCAGAGCAGCACCTGGCTACTAGTGGGCCTCCTGGTGCCCATCTGCATCTTCATTGTGGTGATGGTGGCGCTGGGCATCATCTACTGCACCCGCTGTGCTGTTCATTCACGCAACAAGAATGCCACTGACTGCTACCACTGGATCTCTGGGGCTCATGATAAACAAGGAGCTCCTAACCCCTCAACAGGGGTCAAGACCCATGTttaa